In Halorhabdus rudnickae, the following proteins share a genomic window:
- a CDS encoding A24 family peptidase — protein MNATLPDLLRLLVVPVLGWAAWRDVRTRRVPNRTWLPLLALGALLLAWDGWLVWTGGGLFVSDPGLFAIRVAFSLGLLVPFAYAFWWFGGFGGADAKALIVLAVLFPTYPMYLFDGFVLPAIQPPLGVFSLTILSNAVLVGLAYPLVLAGRNALSGHVAKAMVIGRPISVERASAEYGRLLETPGGFTRRGLDLDALRMYLQWRGLSLADLRENPETYRDPASLPDDPNDPGDGSMSPGDAGTIMPALPDGGEYDDPWGAQAFLDDLDHGAYGTTATELREGLDVLRENETVWITPGIPFLVPMFGGLLVSLTAGDVLVWLLAAVGIGVV, from the coding sequence GTGAACGCGACGCTCCCCGATCTCTTGCGACTGCTGGTAGTCCCGGTTCTGGGGTGGGCCGCCTGGCGGGATGTCCGGACACGCCGGGTGCCCAACCGGACCTGGCTCCCACTTCTCGCGCTCGGCGCCCTGTTGCTCGCGTGGGACGGCTGGCTCGTCTGGACCGGCGGTGGGCTGTTCGTCTCCGACCCGGGTCTGTTCGCGATTCGGGTCGCGTTCAGCCTCGGCCTGCTGGTCCCGTTTGCCTACGCTTTCTGGTGGTTCGGTGGCTTCGGCGGGGCCGACGCGAAGGCGTTGATCGTCCTGGCTGTGCTGTTCCCGACGTATCCGATGTACCTCTTCGACGGATTCGTCCTGCCAGCGATCCAGCCACCCCTCGGCGTCTTCTCACTGACGATCCTCTCGAACGCCGTCCTCGTGGGACTGGCGTATCCGCTGGTGCTTGCCGGGCGAAACGCACTTAGTGGCCACGTCGCGAAGGCGATGGTCATCGGTCGGCCCATATCCGTCGAGCGAGCGAGCGCGGAATATGGCCGTTTGCTGGAAACGCCGGGAGGGTTCACCAGACGTGGGCTCGACCTGGACGCACTCCGGATGTATCTCCAATGGCGGGGCTTGTCACTGGCCGACCTCCGGGAGAACCCCGAAACCTACCGCGATCCCGCGTCACTGCCGGACGACCCCAACGATCCCGGTGACGGTTCGATGTCGCCAGGCGACGCTGGCACGATTATGCCGGCGCTCCCGGACGGCGGGGAATACGACGATCCCTGGGGAGCTCAAGCATTTCTGGACGATCTCGATCACGGAGCCTACGGGACGACCGCCACGGAGTTGCGCGAGGGACTCGACGTCCTCCGCGAGAACGAGACAGTCTGGATCACGCCCGGGATCCCCTTCCTCGTCCCGATGTTCGGCGGCTTGCTGGTGAGTCTGACCGCCGGGGACGTCCTGGTGTGGCTGCTTGCGGCCGTGGGGATCGGAGTTGTGTGA
- a CDS encoding Rid family detoxifying hydrolase: MKHTIETDDAPAAVGAYSQATATDDLVFTAGQIPLTPDGDLLDEADIDVQTQQALENVTAVLAEAGAGMDDVLKVTVYVEDIDDFEAMDAAYETFFEASPPARSAVEVAALPKGVGVEIEAVATR, encoded by the coding sequence ATGAAGCACACGATCGAGACCGACGACGCGCCCGCCGCTGTCGGTGCCTACAGCCAGGCGACAGCGACGGACGATCTGGTATTCACCGCCGGACAGATCCCGCTGACGCCGGACGGAGATCTGCTCGACGAGGCAGACATCGATGTCCAGACCCAGCAGGCCTTAGAGAACGTCACGGCAGTCCTTGCCGAAGCCGGCGCAGGCATGGACGACGTACTGAAAGTGACCGTCTACGTCGAGGACATCGACGACTTCGAGGCGATGGACGCGGCCTACGAGACGTTCTTCGAGGCGTCCCCACCGGCCCGTAGCGCCGTCGAGGTGGCCGCCCTCCCGAAGGGCGTCGGCGTCGAGATCGAAGCCGTGGCGACGCGCTGA
- the hisI gene encoding phosphoribosyl-AMP cyclohydrolase, with protein MTADVDLAFDDNDYLPAVAQDAEDGDVLMLAYVTRKALERTRETGLAHYYSRSREELWQKGETSGNVQHVEEIRVDCDGDALLYLIGQEGGACHTGYRSCFHRTIDGEFVGTQVFDPDDVYE; from the coding sequence ATGACTGCCGACGTCGACCTGGCGTTCGACGACAACGACTATCTCCCGGCCGTCGCCCAGGACGCCGAGGACGGGGATGTCCTCATGCTGGCGTACGTGACCCGTAAAGCCCTCGAACGAACGCGCGAGACCGGGCTGGCTCACTACTACTCCCGGAGTCGCGAGGAACTCTGGCAGAAGGGCGAGACGAGCGGGAACGTCCAGCACGTCGAGGAGATCCGGGTGGACTGTGACGGCGACGCGCTGCTGTACCTGATCGGCCAGGAGGGCGGGGCCTGCCACACTGGGTATCGGTCGTGTTTCCACCGAACGATCGACGGGGAGTTCGTCGGAACCCAGGTCTTCGACCCCGACGATGTCTACGAATGA
- the fer gene encoding ferredoxin Fer has product MPTVEYLNYEVLDDQGWDMDDDDLFEKAGDAGLDEEDHGTIDVAEGEYILEAAEAQGYDWPFSCRAGACANCASIVKEGEIDMDMQQILSDEEVEDKGVRLTCVGTPSADDVKIVYNAKHLDYLQNRVI; this is encoded by the coding sequence ATGCCCACTGTAGAGTACCTCAATTACGAAGTACTGGACGATCAAGGCTGGGACATGGACGACGACGACCTCTTCGAGAAGGCCGGAGACGCTGGCCTCGACGAAGAGGACCACGGAACCATCGACGTCGCCGAAGGCGAGTACATCCTCGAGGCCGCCGAGGCCCAGGGATACGACTGGCCGTTCTCGTGTCGGGCGGGCGCGTGTGCCAACTGTGCCTCGATCGTCAAGGAAGGCGAAATCGACATGGACATGCAGCAGATCCTCTCTGATGAGGAGGTCGAAGACAAGGGCGTCCGGCTGACGTGTGTCGGCACCCCGTCCGCCGACGACGTCAAGATCGTCTACAACGCCAAACACCTCGATTACCTGCAGAACCGCGTCATCTGA
- a CDS encoding HpcH/HpaI aldolase family protein, with protein MGSPHLRNDLAATIEDGDVALGVLDSAYSPRLVEFYGELGVDFVWLDLEHGGPDPWDGDRIEDLLRAGERTDVELLVRLPDTDPTLVRKALDLGVRNVFLPRVETAAEVEAAVRSGRFRYDGEPGDRGLAAPRASRWGTSEAYVTTEDEQTLVGTTVETAAAVENIEDILSVPELGFVFIGPFDLSVSLGHPGEVDHPEVQEAVETVRSTALDADVPVGGLGFGMDDVAEKAEAGYQILNLGSTTGAIQQVVSEWLADFEGERA; from the coding sequence ATGGGGTCTCCACACCTTCGCAACGATCTCGCGGCCACGATCGAGGACGGCGACGTCGCTCTCGGTGTACTGGACAGCGCTTACAGTCCGCGACTCGTGGAGTTCTACGGCGAACTCGGTGTCGACTTCGTCTGGCTGGACCTCGAACATGGCGGTCCGGATCCCTGGGATGGCGACCGGATCGAGGACCTGTTGCGGGCCGGCGAGCGGACCGACGTGGAGTTGCTCGTCCGATTGCCCGACACCGATCCGACGCTCGTCCGGAAAGCACTGGATCTGGGCGTCCGGAACGTGTTCCTCCCGCGAGTGGAAACGGCGGCCGAAGTGGAGGCGGCGGTCCGCTCCGGGCGTTTCCGTTATGACGGCGAACCCGGCGATCGCGGGCTTGCAGCCCCGCGAGCCAGTCGCTGGGGGACTTCCGAGGCGTACGTGACGACCGAGGACGAGCAAACACTGGTCGGGACAACCGTCGAGACCGCGGCCGCCGTCGAGAACATCGAGGACATCCTCTCGGTTCCGGAACTCGGATTCGTGTTCATCGGGCCGTTCGACCTCTCAGTTTCGCTGGGTCACCCCGGCGAGGTCGACCATCCCGAAGTGCAGGAGGCCGTCGAGACAGTTCGCTCGACGGCACTCGATGCAGACGTCCCGGTCGGCGGCCTCGGGTTCGGTATGGACGACGTGGCCGAGAAGGCCGAGGCGGGCTACCAGATCCTCAATCTCGGGAGCACGACCGGCGCGATTCAGCAGGTCGTTTCGGAGTGGCTGGCAGATTTCGAGGGCGAACGCGCGTAG
- a CDS encoding endonuclease dU: MKAGVRALGIAESFVAQRSTLAGAVVRANRVVDGFVFGTCTVGGSDATDAIVDMVERLDREDVRYLLVAGIAPAWFNVVDLRAIHAATGFPVLSVTFEESDGLEPALREEFSGEALDRRLSTYQTQPDREPVAVNGETIYVRQVGLDGAKAREVVRGFTPEGGRPEPLRVARLAARAADGAFGSKR, encoded by the coding sequence ATGAAAGCGGGCGTTCGAGCCCTAGGTATCGCCGAATCGTTCGTCGCCCAGCGCTCGACGCTAGCCGGCGCAGTCGTCCGCGCCAACCGTGTCGTCGACGGCTTCGTTTTCGGGACCTGCACTGTCGGGGGGAGCGACGCGACCGACGCGATCGTCGACATGGTCGAGCGCCTCGACCGCGAAGACGTCCGCTACTTGCTCGTCGCCGGGATCGCCCCCGCATGGTTCAACGTCGTCGACCTCCGGGCGATCCACGCGGCGACCGGGTTCCCGGTGCTCTCGGTCACCTTCGAGGAGAGCGACGGGCTAGAGCCGGCGCTTCGCGAGGAGTTCTCCGGCGAGGCGCTCGACCGTCGCCTATCGACCTACCAGACCCAGCCCGACCGCGAACCGGTGGCCGTCAACGGCGAGACGATCTACGTCCGCCAGGTCGGCCTGGACGGGGCCAAAGCACGCGAAGTTGTCCGGGGGTTCACGCCCGAGGGCGGGCGACCCGAGCCGCTCCGGGTGGCGCGACTGGCGGCCCGCGCCGCGGACGGCGCGTTCGGCTCGAAGCGATAG
- the pyrE gene encoding orotate phosphoribosyltransferase has protein sequence MANQALIDALTDAEAVRFGEFELSHGGTSDYYVDKYVFETDPTCLGLIAESFGKRLDGTKLAGVALGAVPLVAATSVETETPYVIVRKQRKEYGTGNLIEGELTDGQEVVVLEDIATTGQSAIDAAEALRDAGATVERVLVVVDRQEGARENLAQADLELEALVTAEDLLADRD, from the coding sequence ATGGCCAACCAGGCGCTCATCGACGCACTCACCGACGCCGAGGCTGTCCGATTCGGTGAATTCGAGCTCTCCCACGGCGGTACCAGCGACTACTACGTCGACAAGTACGTCTTCGAGACCGACCCGACCTGTCTGGGGTTGATCGCCGAGTCCTTCGGGAAGCGCCTCGACGGGACGAAACTCGCCGGCGTCGCACTGGGTGCGGTGCCACTCGTCGCGGCAACGAGCGTCGAGACGGAGACACCCTACGTCATCGTCCGCAAACAGCGCAAGGAGTACGGGACAGGGAACCTGATCGAGGGGGAACTGACTGACGGGCAAGAAGTCGTCGTCCTCGAAGACATCGCCACGACGGGCCAGAGTGCGATCGACGCCGCCGAAGCACTCCGGGATGCGGGTGCCACCGTCGAGCGCGTGCTGGTCGTCGTCGACCGACAGGAGGGCGCCAGGGAGAATCTCGCACAAGCGGACCTCGAACTCGAGGCACTGGTGACCGCCGAGGACCTGCTCGCCGACAGGGACTGA
- a CDS encoding NCS2 family permease encodes MAVTDTLADFFGFEEHGTDLRTEIIAGITTFLAMSYIVVVNPSIMTDQPGDGGFTDGIAIEGYTAGEVQQMLAVVTILAAATAIFVMAFYANRPFGQAPGLGLNAFFAFTVVGALGVPWETALAAVVVEGLIFIALTAVGARKYIIRLFPEPVKYAVGTGIGLFLGIIGLEAMGVVVDDQATLVTLGDIASSPMAILSVAGLFLTLILYVRGTPGSIIIGIVTTTLAGIVATFAGVVDPGVVAGTFVRNGGFEFSNLTGAQYDITPLAGAFIEGLQNVEALSFALIVFTFFFVDFFDTAGTLVGVGQAGGFLNEDGNFPDIDKPLMADAIGTTVGGILGTSTVTTYVESATGVEEGGRTGMTALVIGVLFLLALLVVPLATVVPQYASHIALVVVALLMLRNVVDIQWDKLTHAVPAGLTIIIMPLTYSIAYGIAAGIISYPILKAAKGEHRDVHIGQWILAAAFVVYFIVRTGGVLETVA; translated from the coding sequence ATGGCGGTAACCGACACACTCGCTGACTTTTTCGGCTTCGAGGAGCACGGGACAGACCTTCGGACGGAGATCATCGCCGGGATCACAACGTTTCTCGCGATGAGTTACATCGTGGTGGTCAATCCGTCGATCATGACTGATCAACCCGGAGACGGGGGATTCACAGACGGCATCGCGATCGAGGGCTACACTGCAGGGGAAGTACAACAGATGCTAGCGGTAGTAACGATCCTTGCAGCGGCGACAGCGATCTTCGTGATGGCGTTCTACGCGAACCGGCCCTTCGGCCAGGCCCCCGGCCTGGGGCTGAACGCCTTCTTCGCGTTCACTGTCGTCGGGGCACTGGGCGTTCCCTGGGAGACGGCACTGGCAGCAGTGGTCGTCGAGGGACTGATCTTTATCGCGTTGACCGCGGTCGGGGCCAGAAAGTACATCATCAGGCTGTTCCCCGAACCAGTCAAGTACGCAGTCGGGACAGGGATCGGGCTGTTTCTGGGAATCATCGGACTCGAAGCAATGGGAGTGGTCGTCGACGACCAGGCGACGCTCGTGACGCTCGGTGACATCGCCTCCAGCCCGATGGCCATTCTCTCGGTGGCTGGGTTGTTCCTGACGCTGATACTGTACGTCCGGGGGACACCGGGATCGATCATCATCGGGATCGTCACGACGACGCTCGCGGGAATCGTTGCGACGTTTGCCGGCGTCGTGGATCCGGGGGTCGTCGCCGGTACGTTCGTCCGAAACGGTGGCTTCGAGTTCTCGAACCTCACCGGAGCCCAATACGACATCACACCGCTGGCCGGCGCGTTCATCGAGGGGCTCCAGAACGTCGAGGCCCTGTCGTTCGCACTGATCGTCTTCACGTTCTTCTTCGTGGACTTCTTCGATACGGCCGGAACGCTCGTCGGCGTCGGACAGGCCGGCGGATTCCTCAACGAGGACGGCAACTTCCCGGACATCGACAAGCCGCTGATGGCCGACGCAATCGGGACGACCGTCGGTGGCATACTCGGTACCTCGACAGTGACAACCTACGTCGAATCGGCGACCGGTGTCGAGGAGGGCGGTCGGACGGGTATGACGGCACTCGTCATCGGCGTGCTGTTCCTCCTCGCGCTGCTGGTCGTCCCGCTGGCGACGGTCGTCCCCCAGTACGCCTCGCACATCGCTCTGGTCGTCGTTGCCCTGCTCATGTTACGGAACGTCGTCGATATCCAGTGGGACAAGTTGACTCACGCGGTCCCGGCGGGACTGACGATCATCATCATGCCGCTGACGTACTCCATCGCCTACGGGATCGCCGCAGGCATCATCAGCTATCCGATCTTGAAGGCCGCCAAAGGCGAGCACCGCGACGTCCACATCGGGCAGTGGATTCTCGCGGCCGCGTTCGTCGTGTACTTCATCGTCCGGACCGGCGGCGTGCTCGAAACGGTTGCCTGA
- a CDS encoding MBL fold metallo-hydrolase — MDVHNVTSDAETFTANVYLATGERPTLVDAGAWDGVVDAIREHTDELDAVVVTHQHGDHVAELVSVLDAFDADCYAYAEHPRRTDPLDDGDTVEIGDETFEVVHTPGHADDHVSLVSETTLFSGDVVVHDDGAFEYGSFGRTDNPGQSRERLIESIRELLDRMPRGVEHMYSGHGGVFHGDVRDVVETALERAEKREPKYD, encoded by the coding sequence ATGGACGTACACAACGTCACGAGCGACGCGGAGACGTTCACCGCCAACGTCTATCTGGCGACCGGCGAACGCCCGACGCTCGTCGATGCCGGCGCGTGGGACGGCGTCGTCGACGCGATCCGCGAGCACACCGACGAACTCGACGCCGTTGTCGTGACCCATCAGCACGGCGACCACGTCGCCGAACTCGTGTCCGTCCTCGACGCGTTCGACGCCGACTGCTACGCCTACGCCGAGCACCCTCGGCGAACGGATCCTCTCGACGATGGCGACACCGTCGAAATCGGCGACGAGACCTTCGAGGTCGTCCACACGCCGGGCCACGCCGACGACCACGTCTCGCTGGTCAGCGAGACCACCCTCTTTTCGGGCGACGTGGTGGTCCACGACGACGGCGCTTTCGAGTACGGCAGTTTCGGCCGGACGGACAACCCCGGCCAGTCGCGCGAGCGCCTCATCGAGTCGATCCGCGAGTTGCTCGATCGGATGCCCCGTGGCGTCGAGCACATGTACAGCGGCCACGGCGGCGTCTTTCACGGCGACGTCCGCGACGTGGTCGAAACGGCACTCGAACGGGCCGAGAAACGCGAGCCAAAGTACGACTGA
- a CDS encoding DNA-directed RNA polymerase subunit epsilon — protein MDSEGENGASRSQEPADRERQEWREQREVSTRPGDGTLSRAEANRDATIRQWDVVTPSATIIGRPDRPDADVDESLRRLHDEQHPAMAGHAERMHRLDKARITHALCNALDLTPWERDRILGIMTELDLTAFGSQRGIPTVALVVIRHVVDAERRRQLGLEDAERIAELTPDEMASLYELFTSITDESAYQNLIEAHGLDQTSVNRLERVLEEQLDEQELADAVFGRSPHRDPNLDSVARSASE, from the coding sequence ATGGACAGCGAGGGCGAGAACGGCGCGAGTCGGTCCCAGGAGCCGGCCGACCGGGAGCGCCAAGAGTGGCGCGAGCAGCGCGAAGTTTCGACCCGGCCAGGAGATGGAACGCTCTCGCGAGCCGAGGCGAACCGAGACGCGACGATCAGGCAGTGGGACGTGGTAACCCCCAGTGCGACGATTATCGGTCGCCCCGATCGCCCTGACGCCGACGTCGACGAATCGCTCCGGCGGCTCCACGACGAGCAACACCCTGCCATGGCCGGCCACGCCGAGCGGATGCACCGCCTGGACAAGGCACGGATCACGCACGCGCTGTGTAACGCCCTCGATCTGACGCCCTGGGAGCGCGACCGCATCCTGGGAATCATGACCGAGCTCGATTTGACGGCATTCGGGAGCCAGCGAGGGATTCCGACGGTCGCACTGGTCGTCATCCGCCACGTCGTCGACGCCGAGCGTCGGCGACAGCTCGGTCTCGAGGACGCCGAGCGGATCGCCGAGTTGACGCCAGACGAGATGGCCTCACTGTACGAGCTGTTCACCTCGATCACCGACGAGTCGGCCTACCAGAATCTGATCGAAGCCCACGGCCTCGATCAGACGAGTGTCAACCGCCTAGAGCGGGTACTCGAAGAACAACTCGACGAACAGGAGCTGGCCGACGCCGTCTTCGGTCGGTCACCCCATCGCGATCCGAACCTGGATTCGGTCGCCCGATCCGCGTCAGAGTGA
- a CDS encoding DUF7118 family protein: MSSSVPASDGQSTQELVETLQRAATAHEEAQKRVEEGGQERLEELQKFYDELLELFDRYEERATGDGDFGVFIEFQEKIANFVERLPEDLDHRDRFEEVDEILHQRRLTESDFEAARNELAPVADLVERLDERERTRERYQAARHDVAVRKRELEAEISEREELVALGEADLKAPIERLREPIETYNRTIEDVFREFKRETPASEVLSFVETTESYPLVAYRQPPDDLATYVERSEAGDESILTLLEYAEYSVSKLEHYVPNARELKRNVATHQTYLRRIDAGPLQIEWPPAEATTLWWRCRELIAVVGRIAPEDVVTKLRTVRDLPRETDYERLRESARARDQLDDDERERLASGAVADELSTLRQRRETLIEALSEYPER; this comes from the coding sequence ATGAGTTCGAGTGTCCCCGCGAGTGACGGCCAGAGCACGCAGGAACTCGTCGAAACCCTCCAGCGAGCGGCGACGGCACACGAGGAGGCCCAGAAACGCGTTGAGGAAGGCGGTCAAGAGCGCCTCGAAGAACTCCAAAAATTCTACGACGAATTGCTGGAACTGTTCGATCGTTACGAGGAACGGGCGACGGGGGACGGTGACTTCGGGGTTTTCATCGAGTTCCAGGAGAAGATCGCGAACTTCGTCGAGCGGTTGCCCGAGGACTTAGACCACCGCGATCGCTTCGAAGAGGTCGACGAGATCCTCCACCAGCGTCGGCTCACCGAGTCGGACTTCGAGGCAGCACGGAACGAACTCGCGCCCGTCGCCGACCTGGTCGAGCGACTCGACGAACGCGAACGGACGCGCGAACGCTATCAGGCGGCACGCCACGACGTTGCGGTTCGAAAGCGGGAACTCGAAGCGGAGATCAGCGAGCGAGAGGAGCTGGTCGCGCTCGGCGAAGCGGATCTGAAAGCGCCGATCGAACGCCTTCGAGAGCCGATCGAGACGTACAACCGGACGATCGAAGACGTGTTCAGGGAGTTCAAACGCGAGACGCCGGCCAGCGAGGTACTTTCGTTCGTCGAGACGACCGAGTCCTATCCGCTAGTCGCCTACCGGCAGCCGCCCGACGATCTGGCCACGTACGTCGAGCGAAGCGAGGCGGGCGATGAATCGATCCTGACCCTGCTCGAATACGCCGAGTACTCCGTCTCGAAGCTCGAACACTACGTCCCCAATGCGAGAGAGCTAAAACGGAACGTCGCGACCCACCAGACCTACCTCCGGCGAATCGACGCCGGGCCGCTGCAGATCGAGTGGCCTCCTGCCGAGGCGACGACACTGTGGTGGCGCTGCCGAGAGTTGATCGCCGTCGTCGGTCGGATCGCCCCCGAGGACGTGGTCACGAAACTCAGAACTGTGCGGGATCTGCCGCGGGAGACCGACTACGAGCGACTCCGGGAGAGTGCCCGCGCACGCGATCAATTGGACGACGACGAGCGCGAGCGCCTGGCCAGTGGCGCCGTCGCGGACGAACTGTCTACGTTGCGGCAGCGTCGCGAAACACTCATCGAGGCACTCTCGGAGTACCCGGAGCGCTGA
- a CDS encoding uracil-DNA glycosylase — protein MDHMDDLTVTGCERCPELVTSRSRIVDGVGPADADVLFVGEAPGEHEDDDGEPFVGRSGTVLDDALRDAGLARADVRITNCVRCRPPENRDPRSEELANCRGYLEREIELVDPTVIVTLGKVPGEHLLGRDVAVTSEAGSIETVAIGDAHRRVLVCVHPAATLYDRSQQETFEETIRQAADLAGGGGQAELGDF, from the coding sequence ATGGACCACATGGACGACCTCACGGTGACGGGGTGTGAACGCTGCCCGGAACTCGTCACCTCGCGGTCGCGGATCGTCGACGGCGTCGGACCAGCCGACGCAGACGTACTGTTCGTCGGCGAGGCACCTGGCGAGCATGAAGACGACGACGGCGAACCCTTCGTTGGCCGGAGCGGGACGGTCCTCGACGACGCACTCAGGGACGCTGGACTGGCCCGCGCGGACGTTCGCATCACCAACTGCGTCCGGTGTCGCCCACCCGAGAACCGCGATCCTCGGAGCGAAGAACTGGCGAATTGCCGGGGCTATCTCGAACGGGAGATCGAACTCGTCGATCCCACGGTGATCGTCACGCTCGGGAAGGTTCCGGGCGAGCACCTCCTCGGTCGGGACGTGGCCGTCACGAGCGAGGCCGGTTCGATCGAAACGGTCGCGATCGGAGACGCGCACCGACGCGTGCTCGTTTGTGTCCATCCAGCAGCGACGCTGTACGACCGGAGCCAGCAGGAAACCTTCGAGGAGACGATCCGGCAAGCCGCTGATCTGGCTGGCGGCGGCGGACAGGCCGAATTGGGGGACTTCTGA
- a CDS encoding glutathione S-transferase N-terminal domain-containing protein codes for MANLELYELQGCPYCAKVKEKLDELDLEYESHMVPSSKSAREEVKEVSGQTGVPVLVDTDNGIEGMPESDDIVEYLEETYGSGA; via the coding sequence ATGGCAAACCTCGAACTGTACGAACTGCAGGGCTGTCCATACTGTGCGAAAGTCAAAGAGAAACTCGACGAACTCGATCTCGAATACGAATCCCACATGGTCCCGTCCTCGAAAAGTGCCAGAGAGGAAGTCAAGGAAGTGAGTGGCCAGACGGGCGTACCTGTCCTCGTCGACACCGACAACGGAATCGAGGGGATGCCCGAGAGCGACGACATCGTCGAATATCTCGAAGAGACCTACGGCAGCGGCGCCTGA
- a CDS encoding DUF5786 family protein, whose protein sequence is MGFGSYDESEQDAQDLDADFDDDDGVNTAENTHDGNVEFEFTASNDELLDKLSDIKENT, encoded by the coding sequence ATGGGGTTCGGGAGTTACGACGAATCCGAACAGGACGCGCAGGACCTCGACGCTGATTTTGACGATGATGACGGGGTAAATACCGCCGAAAACACACACGATGGCAACGTCGAGTTCGAGTTCACCGCCTCGAACGACGAACTGCTCGATAAGTTATCCGACATCAAGGAGAATACCTGA
- a CDS encoding phosphoribosyltransferase family protein, translating to MRRAEKVTLQLQAVSILRRLKATRTYDELAELTGLSTGDLNRYVNGHVLPGVDRARYVVEECGPDTLAAEIESRITRDDEGYVDNTDVVYDQSLLDLVAAVAAEVNDFGTPDAVLTAATDGITLASAVARHYDVPAVYAKKSRETAVSEFFEARQRLTPGIEITYTLPKSALDPGENVLVVDDFVRSGETQRLLLDLAERANVAVTGVFTLIAVGEGGIDRVRDAVDGPVVSFTSLSE from the coding sequence ATGCGCCGCGCCGAGAAAGTAACCCTCCAGTTGCAAGCCGTCTCGATCCTCCGGCGACTGAAAGCGACGCGGACCTACGACGAGCTCGCCGAACTGACCGGGCTCTCGACGGGGGACTTGAACCGATACGTCAACGGGCACGTTCTACCCGGTGTCGATCGGGCCAGGTACGTCGTCGAGGAGTGTGGACCCGACACCCTCGCCGCCGAGATCGAGTCCCGCATCACGCGCGACGACGAGGGGTACGTCGACAACACGGACGTGGTCTACGACCAGTCGCTACTCGACCTCGTGGCTGCTGTCGCCGCCGAAGTCAACGACTTCGGGACGCCCGACGCCGTCCTGACTGCAGCCACCGACGGGATCACCCTGGCGAGCGCGGTGGCGCGCCACTACGACGTGCCTGCCGTCTATGCGAAAAAGTCCCGCGAGACGGCCGTCTCCGAGTTCTTCGAGGCGCGCCAGCGCCTCACGCCGGGCATCGAGATCACGTACACCCTGCCCAAAAGCGCGCTCGACCCCGGTGAGAACGTGCTGGTCGTCGACGACTTCGTCAGGTCGGGCGAGACCCAGCGCCTCCTGCTCGACCTGGCCGAGCGGGCCAATGTGGCCGTCACTGGCGTCTTCACCCTGATCGCCGTCGGAGAAGGGGGGATCGACAGGGTTCGGGACGCCGTCGATGGGCCCGTCGTTTCGTTTACGTCGCTCTCCGAGTAA
- the hisH gene encoding imidazole glycerol phosphate synthase subunit HisH: protein MTERQTTAEVVVLDYGLGNLRSVTRGLERADAHVQISDDPADLDAADGIVLPGVGAFSEGMDNAGPFRDILLDAATEGKPLLGICLGMQMLLTDSQEAEHAGEGDVKGLDLIPGTNVRFGGDRKVPHMGWNELSVGRDHPLLAGVDGEHAYFVHSYYAQPDDRDAAVATTDYGERFASVVANEAGNVMGTQFHPEKSGETGLRILRNFVEYCGDR, encoded by the coding sequence ATGACCGAGCGCCAGACGACCGCCGAGGTGGTCGTCCTCGATTACGGACTGGGCAATCTCCGGAGTGTCACGCGCGGCCTCGAACGCGCGGACGCCCACGTCCAGATATCGGACGATCCTGCTGATCTCGACGCCGCCGACGGGATCGTCCTGCCAGGAGTGGGCGCGTTCAGCGAGGGAATGGATAACGCCGGTCCGTTCCGCGATATCCTCCTCGATGCCGCCACCGAGGGCAAACCGCTACTAGGCATCTGTCTCGGCATGCAGATGCTATTGACCGACAGTCAAGAGGCCGAACACGCTGGGGAGGGCGACGTGAAGGGACTGGACCTGATCCCCGGGACGAACGTGCGCTTCGGTGGCGACCGGAAAGTCCCGCATATGGGCTGGAACGAACTCTCAGTCGGGCGCGACCACCCGCTGTTGGCGGGCGTCGACGGTGAACACGCCTATTTCGTCCACTCGTATTACGCCCAACCGGACGACCGAGACGCTGCCGTCGCCACGACCGACTACGGCGAGCGCTTCGCCAGCGTCGTCGCCAACGAGGCGGGCAACGTCATGGGAACGCAGTTCCACCCCGAAAAGTCAGGGGAGACTGGCCTTCGCATCCTTCGGAACTTCGTCGAGTACTGTGGGGATCGCTGA